The Streptomyces sp. NBC_01353 genome contains a region encoding:
- the leuD gene encoding 3-isopropylmalate dehydratase small subunit: MEAFTTHTGRAVPLRRSNVDTDQIIPAHWLKKVTRDGFEDGLFEAWRKDSEFVLNRPERQGATVLVAGPDFGTGSSREHAVWALQNYGFKTVISSRFADIFRGNSLKNGLLTVVIDQKTVDALWELTEADPTAEITVDLERRKVLAAGIDADFELDENARWRLLNGLDDISLTLQNEADIATYEAARPAHKPRTITV, encoded by the coding sequence ATGGAAGCTTTCACCACGCACACCGGCCGGGCCGTCCCGCTGCGCCGCAGCAACGTCGACACCGACCAGATCATCCCCGCGCACTGGCTGAAGAAGGTCACCCGCGACGGCTTCGAGGACGGGCTGTTCGAGGCCTGGCGCAAGGACTCCGAGTTCGTGCTCAACCGCCCCGAGCGGCAGGGCGCCACGGTCCTGGTGGCCGGCCCCGACTTCGGCACCGGCTCCTCCCGTGAGCACGCCGTCTGGGCGCTGCAGAACTACGGCTTCAAGACCGTCATCTCCTCCCGGTTCGCCGACATCTTCCGCGGCAACTCGCTGAAGAACGGCCTGCTGACCGTCGTCATCGACCAGAAGACCGTGGACGCGCTCTGGGAGCTGACCGAGGCCGACCCGACGGCCGAAATCACCGTTGACTTGGAGCGCCGCAAGGTGCTGGCGGCCGGGATCGACGCCGACTTCGAGCTCGACGAGAACGCCCGCTGGCGTTTGCTGAACGGCCTGGACGACATCAGCCTCACCCTTCAGAACGAAGCAGACATCGCGACCTACGAGGCGGCAAGGCCGGCCCACAAACCGCGTACAATTACGGTCTGA